One segment of Penaeus vannamei isolate JL-2024 chromosome 3, ASM4276789v1, whole genome shotgun sequence DNA contains the following:
- the LOC113806746 gene encoding retinoic acid receptor alpha, translated as MELHGPRFSDFSIHSLMTARSLAEMGDPPGAGWPGPPAHALHPGLHDPWALPHHAYARHNPNMVVPMDSWGPRQSAVAPIQPHLQDQHQPQHLTPHLQHMQYHHPFNTPITPVKRASSPLGGMARPPSLESGYDSFNSPHLPGAAPATRIHPQGQTFVDFSPVTPLEGNGPTAGYRQEWAGPGHEVVAGDIPEHETQVPEACSQDIVAPCPPGQAMKKALDEAPKPGSKRRRVEEDAVIPCAVCGDKASGMHYRVHACEGCKGFFRRVTSRNTRLVCPRNYQCEVTRESRTRCQACRFQGCLRAGMAKDVNTIPKRGRKRPIADGGEQSSPISQPSDDLIHTLTSAHHATFSPACHAQQLTEASLWAAEADVGVEGRTRAQQFAMMVPGIASLPPVDQQTVLNQAVPEVMILRLASRFVPEHKGFAVPGGLLVPLAAVVEALGRSLAQKLVRLATFLLYMSIDDTELSLLCGIVTTLPDRLPGDSEALDALEEQHDAHLRALQEYELDKRRSKPNALAKILLRLLDVRAIALREAGRLILTSRPEQLPGADVPVEGTGYNPSLAEYLPEEHPQEAAYLEGQATHPHGSYIHPKLEPSQMYQGMPFDHQHQQSRLQHQLPQHQQPARAHVMNHQQQQQQPQHHHHHHQQQQQHLYYHNPQQDRQTQHQVMLDREEQQRIMKALHERQHGLHMLPGRQEENLAQESRHQQLQGEVLTHERQQQQQEVLEDNQDDSEG; from the exons ATGGAGCTCCACGGCCCCCGCTTCTCCGACTTCAGCATCCACTCCCTGATGACGGCCCGCTCTCTGGCTGAGATGGGCGACCCTCCCGGTGCAGGGTGGCCCggccctcccgcccacgccctccaccCAGGCCTGCATGACCCGTGGGCGCTTCCTCACCATGCGTACGCCAGACACAATCCTAATATGGTG GTTCCGATGGATAGCTGGGGACCCCGTCAGTCAGCGGTTGCGCCGATTCAACCACACCTGCAAGATCAGCATCAACCACAACACCTCACTCCGCATCTGCAACACATGCAATACCATCACCCGTTCAATACTCCAATTACTCCTGTGAAAC gtgcctcctcccccctcggcgGTATGGCGCGACCCCCCAGCCTGGAGAGTGGCTACGATAGTTTCAATTCCCCGCATCTCCCTGGGGCCGCTCCCGCCACCCGTATACATCCACAAGGACAGACCTTCGTGGATTTTAGTCCAGTGACGCCCCTAGAAGGCAACGGTCCTACTGCAGGCTATAGACAGGAGTGGGCAGGACCCGGGCACGAAGTCGTAGCCGGGGACATACCCGAACACGAGACGCAAGTTCCAGAAGCATGTTCGCAG GACATCGTGGCTCCGTGTCCTCCAGGGCAGGCGATGAAGAAGGCGCTGGACGAGGCACCAAAGCCAGGAAGCAAAAGGCGCCGCGTGGAGGAGGACGCCGTCATCCCCTGCGCAGTGTGTGGGGACAAGGCCTCAGGAATGCACTACAGGGTCCATGCTTGTGAAGGGTGCAAG GGCTTCTTCAGGCGTGTGACGTCAAGGAACACCCGTTTGGTTTGTCCGAGAAACTACCAGTGTGAAGTCACCAGGGAGTCTCGCACGCGCTGCCAGGCTTGTCGATTCCAAGGGTGTCTTCGCGCAGGCATGGCCAAAGATG TGAACACGATTCCGAAGCGTGGGCGGAAGAGGCCCATCGCCGACGGAGGGGAACAGAGCAGCCCCATCTCTCAGCCGAGCGACGACCTCATCCACACCCTCACCAGTGCACACCACGCCACCTTCTCGCCCGCATGCCACGCCCAACAGCTCACCGAGGCGAGTTTGTGGGCGGCCGAAGCagacgtgggcgtggaggggcgtACGAGAGCGCAACAGTTTGCCATGATGGTGCCGGGGATCGCCAGCCTTCCCCCGGTCGACCAGCAGACCGTCCTTAACCAGGCTGTGCCCGAAGTTATG ATCCTTAGGCTGGCTTCCCGATTCGTCCCCGAGCACAAGGGATTCGCGGTTCCCGGAGGACTTCTAGTCCCTCTGGCAGCCGTCGTAGAGGCGCTGGGGCGCTCGCTGGCCCAGAAACTGGTTCGACTGGCCACGTTCCTTCTATACATGAGCATTGATGATACCGAG CTGTCGCTGCTTTGTGGCATAGTGACCACCCTCCCCGACCGTCTCCCTGGAGACTCCGAGGCGCTGGACGCTCTAGAGGAGCAGCACGACGCCCACCTCCGCGCCCTGCAGGAGTACGAACTGGACAAGCGGCGATCGAAGCCAAACGCCCTCGCCAAGATCCTCCTGCGACTCCTTGACGTCCGTGCCATCGCCCTGCGTGAGGCGGGACGGCTCATCCTGACGTCGCGGCCCGAACAGTTGCCAGGAGCCGACGTTCCTGTGGAAGGTACTGGGTATAACCCCAGCCTGGCCGAGTATCTGCCGGAGGAGCATCCCCAGGAGGCTGCGTACCTTGAGGGGCAAGCCACGCATCCCCACGGCTCTTATATCCACCCGAAGCTTGAGCCTAGTCAGATGTACCAAGGGATGCCCTTTGACCACCAGCACCAACAGAGCCGCCTTCAGCACCAACTTCCTCAACATCAGCAGCCCGCACGCGCCCATGTCATGAAccaccaacagcagcagcagcaaccgcagcatcaccaccaccaccatcagcagcagcagcaacatttgTATTACCACAACCCTCAACAAGATCGCCAAACGCAACACCAAGTGATGCTGGATCGCGAAGAACAACAACGCATCATGAAGGCCCTGCATGAGCGCCAACATGGCCTGCATATGTTGCCAGGACGCCAGGAAGAGAACCTAGCACAGGAGTCGCGGCACCAGCAGTTACAGGGTGAAGTGCTAACCCACGAACGtcagcaacagcagcaagaaGTCCTTGAAGACAACCAAGATGATTCTGAAGGTTGA